A portion of the Alphaproteobacteria bacterium genome contains these proteins:
- a CDS encoding trimethylamine methyltransferase family protein has protein sequence SDKPFMGSVTHPLRAQDTVDMAKVLFGDNYIDATTGRPRTVITSLINANSPLTFDATMLGALKVYARNNQACLVTPFILAGAMAPVTVAGACTVTLAEALAGLAFVQLLNPGAPVIFGSFASSLSMQSGAPTFGTPEPALVLYTMAAIARRLGVPFRSGGALCASKLADAQAAYESANTMIPTCLAGANFVLHTAGWLEGGLAMGYEKFVMDADQAGMMHTMLAGVDLSENGQALDAIREVGPGKHFLGCAHTQANFEAAFYRSPLADNNSVEQWEAEGSQDMAQRANAICKKMLREYEPPPIDPAVDEALIDFMTRRKASFPDSNV, from the coding sequence AGCGACAAGCCGTTCATGGGCTCGGTCACCCATCCGCTCCGCGCCCAGGACACGGTCGACATGGCGAAGGTACTCTTCGGCGACAACTATATCGACGCGACGACCGGACGGCCTCGAACCGTGATCACGAGTCTCATCAACGCAAATTCGCCACTCACCTTCGATGCGACGATGCTTGGAGCGCTCAAGGTCTATGCGCGAAACAATCAGGCATGCCTTGTGACCCCGTTCATTCTGGCGGGTGCGATGGCGCCCGTCACGGTGGCGGGCGCTTGCACGGTGACGCTCGCAGAAGCGCTCGCGGGTCTTGCGTTCGTTCAGCTTCTCAATCCCGGCGCGCCGGTCATTTTCGGGAGCTTCGCCTCCTCGCTATCGATGCAATCCGGTGCTCCGACGTTCGGCACGCCCGAGCCTGCCCTGGTGCTCTACACCATGGCGGCCATAGCACGCCGCCTCGGCGTTCCCTTCCGCTCCGGCGGCGCGCTCTGCGCCTCCAAATTGGCGGATGCCCAGGCGGCCTACGAATCCGCAAACACGATGATCCCAACCTGCCTTGCCGGTGCGAACTTCGTCCTCCACACCGCGGGATGGCTCGAAGGCGGTCTCGCGATGGGGTACGAGAAATTCGTCATGGATGCGGATCAAGCCGGCATGATGCACACCATGCTTGCCGGTGTCGACCTGAGCGAGAACGGCCAAGCGCTCGACGCGATTCGCGAAGTAGGGCCGGGCAAGCATTTCCTCGGCTGCGCGCACACACAAGCCAATTTCGAGGCGGCGTTTTATCGCTCCCCTCTTGCCGACAATAACAGCGTCGAGCAATGGGAGGCCGAAGGCAGCCAGGACATGGCGCAGCGCGCCAATGCAATATGTAAGAAAATGCTCCGGGAGTACGAACCGCCGCCGATCGACCCCGCGGTGGACGAAGCGCTGATCGACTTCATGACGCGCAGAAAAGCCTCTTTTCCGGATTCGAACGTCTGA
- a CDS encoding GlxA family transcriptional regulator — protein sequence MNFTDRRSALSVGFLVVPNYSMIAFANAVESLRMVNHVSRKTVCSWSIVSVTGQPVHASNGLAVVPTIPAVQAANLDLVFVCGGIDIHKACDEVTLAYLRRLARQNTALGALCTGSYVLARAGLLDGYRCAIHWENIAAVRDEFPDVNFSTELFVIDRDRYTASGGTAPLDLMLNLIAQRMGSDLSVAISEEFILERIRSARDQQRIPLLARVGAKQQKIIEAASFMEANMEETMSLDAVAAHVGLSRRHLERLFKQHLDRRPARYYLELRLNRARQLLLQTDMSIMEVTLSCGFQSPPHFSKCYKDMFGHPPSAERRLAHRAHSVADARGHHAQ from the coding sequence ATGAACTTCACCGATCGCAGATCGGCCCTCAGTGTCGGTTTCCTGGTCGTGCCGAATTACTCGATGATTGCTTTCGCGAATGCCGTCGAGTCATTGCGCATGGTCAATCACGTCAGCCGAAAAACGGTTTGCTCCTGGTCGATCGTCAGCGTGACCGGGCAGCCGGTCCACGCCAGCAATGGCCTTGCCGTTGTGCCGACCATTCCCGCGGTGCAAGCGGCCAACCTCGATTTGGTCTTCGTTTGCGGCGGCATTGACATCCACAAGGCATGCGACGAAGTGACGCTCGCCTACCTTCGACGGCTCGCGCGCCAGAACACCGCATTGGGGGCCCTCTGCACCGGAAGCTACGTGCTTGCGCGTGCGGGCCTCCTCGATGGCTATCGTTGCGCCATTCATTGGGAGAATATCGCTGCCGTCCGCGACGAATTTCCCGACGTCAATTTTTCGACAGAACTTTTCGTGATCGATCGCGACCGCTATACGGCGTCGGGCGGTACCGCACCCCTCGATCTCATGCTGAACCTGATCGCGCAGCGGATGGGGAGCGATCTTTCAGTGGCGATCTCGGAGGAATTCATCCTGGAACGCATTCGGAGTGCGCGGGATCAGCAGCGAATTCCCCTGCTTGCGCGCGTCGGCGCCAAACAGCAGAAGATCATCGAGGCCGCTTCCTTCATGGAAGCGAATATGGAGGAGACCATGAGCCTGGATGCCGTGGCGGCCCATGTGGGGCTCTCGCGGCGACACCTCGAACGGCTTTTCAAACAGCACCTCGACCGCCGGCCGGCACGTTATTATCTCGAGCTGCGCTTGAACCGCGCGCGTCAACTTCTGCTGCAGACCGACATGTCGATCATGGAGGTAACGCTCTCCTGCGGCTTCCAATCGCCGCCGCATTTCAGCAAGTGCTACAAGGATATGTTCGGGCATCCGCCGAGTGCCGAACGGCGCCTGGCCCATCGCGCGCACTCGGTGGCCGATGCGCGCGGCCATCACGCCCAGTAG